In a single window of the Halomicroarcula saliterrae genome:
- a CDS encoding TMEM165/GDT1 family protein, with protein MSEVTWLGVVVIAAGAQLAVLPGEKVQFIIAGLSTRFNPAMVVAAAGTAFAGWTALEVWLGNAVTELLPGIYLDALTAALFVLFAALLVRTAPGKDAPDRDAATGVLTDGGELDVRVPYVDWQVPNKLGGFLPIFAMMSFGEFGDKTQLITISLAAQYPAFGTAIWTGEMLAIIPVSIANALFFHRFSSRFDLRKAHFVGAGLFLFFAADFALKTLVGFSLWETVVTAAANALPF; from the coding sequence GTGAGCGAGGTCACGTGGCTCGGCGTCGTCGTCATCGCCGCCGGTGCGCAACTGGCCGTCCTCCCCGGCGAGAAGGTCCAGTTCATCATCGCGGGCCTCTCGACGCGGTTCAATCCGGCGATGGTCGTCGCCGCGGCCGGCACCGCTTTCGCCGGCTGGACGGCGCTCGAAGTCTGGCTCGGGAACGCCGTCACGGAACTGCTCCCGGGCATCTATCTCGACGCCCTGACCGCCGCCCTCTTCGTGCTGTTTGCCGCCCTGCTGGTCCGGACCGCCCCCGGGAAAGACGCACCCGACAGGGACGCCGCCACAGGCGTGTTGACGGACGGCGGCGAACTGGACGTACGCGTGCCGTACGTCGACTGGCAGGTCCCGAACAAGCTGGGCGGGTTTCTCCCCATCTTCGCCATGATGTCGTTCGGCGAGTTCGGCGACAAGACCCAGCTCATCACCATCTCGCTGGCCGCTCAGTACCCCGCCTTCGGGACGGCCATCTGGACCGGCGAGATGCTCGCTATCATCCCCGTCAGCATCGCCAACGCCCTGTTCTTCCACCGGTTCTCCAGCCGCTTCGACCTCCGGAAGGCCCACTTCGTCGGCGCCGGCCTGTTCCTCTTTTTCGCGGCCGACTTCGCGCTCAAGACGCTCGTGGGATTCTCGCTGTGGGAGACGGTCGTCACCGCGGCGGCGAACGCGCTGCCGTTCTGA
- a CDS encoding metal-dependent transcriptional regulator has protein sequence MLSAKMEDYLKAIYRLEREGEPPVATSTIAEMLEVTPPTATSMVEKLADRGLVEREKYKGVTLTPEGETVALEVIRHHRLLETFLTEELGYDWSEVHEEAEILEHHISEVFERRLAAALDDPEVDPHGDPIPSDTLDPIDDSPASALADHVEGTRLLVARVRDRDPEELTYLDSAGITPGTELVVEEVAPIGMVTVRLDSGETVSLPDDIADAIQVRSPEEVSEV, from the coding sequence ATGTTGAGCGCGAAGATGGAGGACTACCTGAAAGCCATCTACCGGCTGGAACGGGAGGGCGAACCGCCGGTGGCGACCTCGACCATCGCGGAGATGCTGGAGGTGACCCCGCCGACGGCGACGAGCATGGTCGAGAAGCTCGCCGACCGCGGGCTCGTCGAACGCGAGAAGTACAAGGGCGTCACCCTCACGCCGGAGGGCGAGACGGTCGCGCTGGAGGTCATCCGCCATCACCGCCTGCTCGAAACGTTTCTCACCGAGGAGCTGGGCTACGACTGGTCGGAGGTCCACGAGGAGGCCGAGATTCTCGAACACCACATCAGCGAGGTGTTCGAGCGGCGTCTCGCGGCCGCGCTGGACGACCCCGAGGTGGACCCCCACGGCGACCCGATTCCGAGCGACACGCTGGACCCCATCGACGACAGCCCGGCGTCGGCGCTGGCCGACCACGTCGAGGGCACCCGACTCCTCGTCGCCCGCGTCCGTGACCGAGACCCCGAGGAGCTCACCTACCTCGACTCGGCCGGCATCACGCCGGGGACCGAGCTCGTCGTCGAAGAGGTCGCCCCCATCGGCATGGTGACGGTGCGCCTCGACAGCGGCGAGACGGTGTCGCTGCCCGACGACATCGCCGACGCGATACAGGTCCGAAGCCCCGAGGAGGTGAGCGAAGTGTGA
- a CDS encoding metal-dependent hydrolase, whose amino-acid sequence MYRLGHYGAALIVYAPLGLALLLAGRPTLAVVGGGVTLALAPLPDVDQRIPLVAHRGVTHTLAFAVTVGLVVGALGWALGADAGLGAAAELATVGFVVGTAVIVSHLLADVITPMGITPFWPVSDRHYTVGLCYADNRAANYALLGLGVLVTVGVLAVAGPR is encoded by the coding sequence ATGTACCGTCTGGGTCACTACGGGGCGGCGCTTATCGTCTACGCGCCGCTCGGGCTCGCGCTGTTGCTCGCCGGGCGGCCGACACTCGCCGTCGTCGGCGGCGGCGTCACGCTCGCGCTCGCCCCCCTGCCCGACGTCGACCAGCGGATTCCACTGGTCGCACACCGCGGCGTCACCCACACGCTGGCCTTTGCGGTCACTGTGGGGCTGGTGGTGGGCGCGCTCGGGTGGGCCCTCGGCGCGGACGCCGGGCTCGGCGCCGCGGCCGAACTCGCGACTGTCGGGTTCGTCGTCGGCACGGCCGTGATTGTCTCGCATCTGCTCGCGGACGTCATCACGCCGATGGGTATCACGCCCTTCTGGCCGGTCTCCGACCGACACTACACCGTCGGGCTGTGTTACGCGGACAATCGAGCGGCGAACTACGCGCTGTTGGGACTGGGCGTGCTGGTAACGGTCGGCGTACTCGCCGTCGCCGGGCCTAGATGA
- a CDS encoding MTH865 family protein: MVDKAQLREQFTEAFQDADYPISSPMDLVPALPSGPSTKFESGEFSMTAMELNTKLNGEFPYESVDEFVDDVMASLESQDLI; this comes from the coding sequence ATGGTCGACAAAGCACAACTCCGCGAGCAGTTCACCGAGGCGTTTCAGGACGCTGACTACCCCATCTCCAGCCCGATGGACCTCGTACCGGCCCTGCCCAGCGGCCCCTCGACGAAGTTCGAGTCGGGCGAGTTCTCGATGACCGCGATGGAGTTGAACACCAAACTCAACGGGGAGTTCCCCTACGAGAGCGTCGACGAGTTCGTCGACGACGTGATGGCCTCGCTCGAATCTCAGGACCTCATCTAG
- a CDS encoding PQQ-dependent sugar dehydrogenase — protein MHTPTRRRFLAATGLSVASLAGCTSSESRPGTPTGTPSGLRLSGDELLSGVPSPVDVAVPRPDEYFVADQTGTVSALDGADASPTTAVDLTDRMVAPGGEKGLLGLAVHPDYDGSGRVYLRYSAPLRERMPSDYSHTFVLSEFELSDGRIDPDSERVLLEIAEPQSNHNAGAVAFGPDGYLYVAVGDGGGGNDQGRGHVDDWYDAVAGGNGQDVTENLLGSVLRIDVDGGGSRRPYGVPDDNPLVGREGLDEQYAWGFRNPWRLSFGPDGRLFVADVGQSSYEEVNVVVAGGNYGWNVREGEPCFRAEECPSTGPDGEPLREPAIQYPHDGDGITGISVIGGYLYDGQEIPALRGRYVFADYLAEGQLFVATEGDDGWSTTALPISGVEPNVLAFGETPAGELLVCSTGGSGGAVHRVRTA, from the coding sequence ATGCACACGCCGACTCGCAGGCGCTTTCTCGCAGCGACAGGGCTCTCGGTGGCTTCGCTGGCCGGCTGTACGAGTTCGGAATCGCGCCCCGGAACGCCGACGGGGACACCCAGCGGACTCCGGCTCTCCGGGGACGAGCTACTCTCGGGCGTCCCCTCGCCCGTGGACGTGGCCGTTCCCCGCCCGGACGAGTACTTCGTCGCCGACCAGACGGGGACGGTGTCGGCGCTCGACGGCGCGGACGCGTCGCCGACGACCGCGGTCGACCTGACAGACCGGATGGTCGCGCCCGGCGGCGAGAAGGGGCTGCTCGGGCTGGCCGTCCACCCCGACTACGACGGCTCCGGCCGGGTGTACCTGCGCTACAGCGCGCCACTGCGCGAGCGGATGCCCTCGGACTACTCCCACACGTTCGTCCTCTCGGAGTTCGAGCTGTCCGACGGTCGTATCGACCCCGACAGCGAGCGCGTCCTCCTCGAAATCGCGGAGCCACAGTCCAACCACAACGCCGGGGCCGTCGCCTTCGGGCCGGACGGCTATCTCTACGTCGCCGTCGGTGACGGCGGCGGCGGCAACGACCAGGGTCGGGGGCACGTCGACGACTGGTACGACGCGGTCGCCGGCGGCAACGGGCAGGACGTGACCGAGAACCTGCTGGGGAGCGTCCTCCGCATCGACGTGGACGGCGGGGGCAGCCGCCGCCCCTACGGCGTCCCGGACGACAACCCGCTCGTCGGCCGCGAGGGGCTCGACGAGCAGTACGCGTGGGGCTTTCGGAACCCGTGGCGGCTCTCTTTCGGTCCCGACGGGCGCCTGTTCGTCGCCGACGTGGGCCAGTCGAGCTACGAGGAGGTCAACGTCGTCGTGGCGGGCGGCAACTACGGTTGGAACGTCCGCGAGGGCGAACCCTGCTTCCGGGCCGAGGAGTGCCCGTCGACCGGGCCGGACGGCGAGCCACTGCGGGAGCCCGCAATCCAGTATCCGCACGACGGGGACGGCATAACCGGTATCTCGGTCATCGGGGGATACCTGTACGACGGGCAGGAAATCCCGGCGCTGCGGGGCCGATACGTCTTCGCCGACTACCTCGCGGAAGGCCAGCTGTTCGTGGCGACCGAGGGCGACGACGGCTGGTCGACGACGGCGCTCCCGATTTCGGGTGTCGAGCCGAACGTCCTCGCGTTCGGGGAGACGCCGGCCGGCGAACTGCTGGTCTGTTCGACCGGGGGCTCGGGCGGCGCGGTCCACCGCGTCCGGACGGCCTGA
- a CDS encoding HAD-IIA family hydrolase, whose translation MTLRGVLLDLDGTVYHDDNPLPGAPEAVGRLRDRDLSLCFFSNNPLYGGEAYVDRLQSMGVDARPGEACSSAVVTREYVDRHHAGDDVFVIGSASIRDRIDDGDADVVEEPAGADVLLASWTDDFHYSDMVDALRALDTGTAYLGTDPDPTFPGPDGHPVPGSGAILRAITGVTERDPDRVLGKPSDVAVEAALDRLDHDPGEILVVGDRLETDILLGERAGMETALVMTGVTDDAKLAASDVRPDHVLDSLAEVDSVL comes from the coding sequence ATGACACTCCGGGGCGTCCTGCTGGACCTCGACGGAACGGTGTACCACGACGACAACCCGCTGCCCGGCGCGCCCGAGGCTGTCGGCCGGCTGCGCGACCGCGACCTCTCGCTGTGTTTCTTCTCGAACAACCCGCTGTACGGCGGCGAGGCCTACGTCGACCGCCTGCAGTCGATGGGCGTCGACGCGCGGCCGGGCGAGGCCTGCTCCTCGGCCGTGGTCACGCGGGAGTACGTCGACCGCCATCACGCCGGCGACGACGTGTTCGTCATCGGCTCCGCCTCGATTCGCGACCGCATCGACGACGGCGACGCCGACGTGGTCGAAGAGCCCGCGGGCGCCGACGTGTTGCTGGCCTCCTGGACCGACGACTTTCACTACAGCGACATGGTCGACGCGCTCCGGGCGCTGGACACGGGGACGGCCTACCTCGGGACGGACCCGGACCCGACGTTCCCGGGTCCGGACGGCCACCCGGTCCCCGGCTCGGGGGCGATACTCCGGGCCATCACGGGCGTCACCGAGCGCGACCCCGACCGGGTGCTCGGCAAACCCTCGGACGTGGCCGTCGAGGCCGCGCTCGACCGGCTGGACCACGACCCCGGCGAGATTCTCGTCGTCGGCGACCGGCTGGAGACCGATATCCTGCTCGGCGAACGGGCCGGGATGGAGACGGCGCTCGTGATGACCGGTGTCACCGACGACGCCAAACTCGCGGCCAGCGACGTGCGACCGGACCACGTGCTCGACTCGCTCGCCGAGGTCGACAGCGTCCTGTAG
- a CDS encoding ABC transporter ATP-binding protein, which translates to MAAIETTNLTRRFGEVTALAGLTLAVEEGALFGLLGPNGSGKTTTIELLTGQRAPTDGSATVVGHDPVTEPMAVREAIGILPEREDPPSFLTPREYLTFVGEVREVDDIDGRIERWAERLEFDGVLDALATGLSEGERQRVMLAAAFLHDPDLVFIDEPLVNLDPIMQEQVKAVLSDYCERGNTLFLSTHYVDVAAELCTHVGIVEDGALVADCDPREMSEDELLSYFIAEVGGEPPEVRA; encoded by the coding sequence ATGGCCGCTATCGAGACGACGAACCTGACGCGCCGGTTCGGCGAGGTCACGGCGCTCGCCGGGCTCACGCTCGCCGTCGAGGAGGGCGCGCTCTTCGGACTGCTCGGGCCCAACGGCTCCGGGAAGACGACGACTATCGAACTGCTGACCGGGCAGCGTGCGCCCACCGACGGGTCGGCCACCGTCGTCGGACACGACCCCGTCACCGAGCCGATGGCCGTCAGGGAAGCCATCGGTATCCTGCCCGAGCGGGAGGACCCGCCGAGCTTCCTGACGCCGCGGGAGTATCTCACCTTCGTCGGCGAGGTCCGCGAGGTCGACGACATCGACGGGCGCATCGAGCGCTGGGCCGAGCGCCTGGAGTTCGACGGCGTGCTCGACGCGCTCGCGACGGGGCTCTCCGAGGGCGAACGCCAGCGGGTGATGCTGGCTGCGGCGTTCCTCCACGACCCCGACCTGGTGTTCATCGACGAGCCGCTGGTGAACCTCGACCCCATCATGCAAGAACAGGTGAAGGCGGTGCTGTCGGACTACTGCGAGCGGGGGAACACGCTCTTTCTCTCGACGCACTACGTCGACGTGGCCGCCGAGCTGTGCACCCACGTCGGCATCGTCGAGGACGGGGCGCTCGTCGCCGACTGCGACCCCCGCGAGATGAGCGAAGACGAGCTCCTCTCGTATTTCATCGCCGAGGTCGGCGGCGAACCGCCCGAGGTGCGGGCGTGA
- a CDS encoding DUF998 domain-containing protein: MNDAGRVASSAGLVAVGVAAVAIVGAVLASPSFAFSGNALSDLGQPGNAAATPLTTLLFDGGLITAGIVGLPFGVRLWSGSDHPLERVAAVPFVTALLGMAGVGLFPAGQALHVPAALTLYLGSMVAMACYAAGNAAAGARRRAAGTATLVAAHVAVWWWWAAGGSVTRPGLAVPETVGAVIFAGWVCWTARREG; the protein is encoded by the coding sequence ATGAACGACGCAGGCCGTGTCGCCAGTAGCGCGGGCCTCGTCGCGGTCGGTGTCGCGGCGGTCGCCATCGTCGGCGCGGTCCTCGCGTCGCCGTCGTTTGCGTTCTCCGGCAACGCCCTCTCGGACCTCGGCCAGCCCGGCAACGCCGCCGCGACGCCGCTGACTACGCTGCTGTTCGACGGCGGGCTGATCACGGCGGGAATCGTCGGGCTCCCCTTCGGGGTCCGCCTCTGGAGCGGGAGCGACCACCCGCTCGAACGGGTCGCCGCCGTGCCGTTCGTCACGGCGCTGCTGGGAATGGCCGGCGTGGGCCTGTTTCCCGCCGGACAGGCGCTGCACGTCCCGGCGGCGCTCACGCTGTATCTCGGCTCGATGGTGGCCATGGCGTGTTACGCCGCCGGCAACGCGGCGGCCGGTGCGCGTCGCCGAGCGGCTGGCACCGCCACACTGGTCGCGGCCCACGTCGCCGTCTGGTGGTGGTGGGCCGCTGGAGGCAGCGTGACGCGGCCGGGACTGGCCGTCCCCGAGACAGTCGGTGCGGTCATCTTCGCCGGGTGGGTGTGCTGGACCGCCCGGCGCGAGGGGTGA
- a CDS encoding DUF2071 domain-containing protein, which translates to MSSRKPLTVSVEDVCFCHWPVDPDALNRALPAWLTAEAAAGDAWVTAIHHTVTGVSSFGIDLSDPAESVTVRTYVSGPDGQRGLYFFAAFTTDTLASAAGPLLRLPYRDGRVARRDGDTEYRTERTLDVANRRALTVRYTPGDGPATTAPADSLPSFFVERFRVFATGPLGTKLVAGVGHEPWPLGAVEAAVDGDLLRVLDLPEPVGEPLVHYSPGNDMSVAPPVPLWLD; encoded by the coding sequence GTGTCATCGAGGAAGCCACTCACGGTCAGCGTCGAGGACGTCTGTTTCTGCCACTGGCCGGTCGACCCCGACGCCCTGAACCGGGCGCTGCCGGCGTGGCTCACCGCCGAGGCGGCGGCCGGCGACGCGTGGGTGACCGCCATCCACCACACGGTCACCGGCGTCTCGTCGTTCGGCATCGACCTGAGCGACCCCGCCGAGTCGGTCACGGTCCGGACCTACGTCAGCGGGCCCGACGGCCAGCGCGGGCTGTACTTCTTCGCGGCGTTCACGACGGACACGCTGGCGTCGGCCGCCGGCCCGCTGCTCCGACTCCCGTATCGGGACGGACGGGTCGCCCGGCGCGACGGCGACACCGAGTACCGGACAGAGCGGACCCTGGACGTGGCCAATCGACGTGCGCTCACCGTCCGGTACACACCCGGCGACGGACCGGCGACGACGGCCCCGGCGGACTCGCTGCCGTCGTTCTTCGTCGAGCGGTTCCGCGTCTTCGCCACCGGTCCGCTGGGGACGAAACTGGTCGCGGGCGTGGGCCACGAGCCGTGGCCGCTTGGAGCGGTCGAGGCCGCTGTCGACGGTGACCTGCTGCGGGTGCTCGACCTCCCCGAACCGGTCGGCGAGCCGCTGGTCCACTACAGCCCCGGCAACGACATGAGCGTGGCGCCGCCGGTCCCGCTGTGGCTCGACTGA
- a CDS encoding YqjF family protein translates to MDLLRMDWRDVGFLHWPVDPGVVAATLPDGLTVDIRDGQAWLGVVPFEMRDIRPRGSPIGRSFGELNLRTYVTDGDTPGVYFYNLDADDRLSVALARRLFELPYYRASMTVRRTGDGVRFRSRRTDDRAPAADFDATYGPVDDEPHEPAPRSLESFLVSRYRFYVADDAGTIYYADIDHEPWPLQAGEVDIRENDLFAANGFDRPAGDPVVYYSPGIHVRAGRLRRL, encoded by the coding sequence ATGGACCTCCTCAGAATGGACTGGCGCGACGTGGGCTTTCTCCACTGGCCCGTCGACCCCGGCGTGGTCGCGGCGACGCTGCCAGACGGGCTCACCGTCGATATCAGAGACGGGCAGGCGTGGCTCGGCGTCGTCCCCTTCGAGATGCGCGACATCCGACCGCGAGGCAGCCCAATCGGGCGCTCCTTCGGCGAGCTGAACCTCCGGACGTACGTCACCGACGGGGACACGCCCGGCGTCTACTTCTACAATCTGGACGCCGACGACCGGCTGAGCGTCGCGCTGGCCCGGCGGCTGTTCGAGCTGCCGTACTACCGCGCGTCGATGACCGTTCGGCGAACTGGCGACGGTGTCCGGTTCCGGAGCCGGCGGACCGACGACCGCGCGCCGGCTGCCGACTTCGACGCCACGTACGGCCCCGTGGACGACGAACCTCACGAACCGGCGCCGCGGTCGCTGGAATCCTTCCTCGTCTCGCGCTATCGGTTCTACGTCGCCGACGACGCGGGGACCATCTACTACGCCGACATCGACCACGAGCCCTGGCCGCTGCAGGCCGGCGAGGTCGACATCCGCGAGAACGACCTCTTCGCCGCCAACGGGTTCGACCGGCCGGCGGGCGACCCGGTGGTGTACTACAGCCCGGGCATCCACGTGCGGGCCGGACGACTGCGACGGCTGTGA
- a CDS encoding macro domain-containing protein, whose protein sequence is MEFDVIQGDIAAQSADALVNAANTSLRMGSGVAGALKRAAGSGIDDEAVAKGPVELGGVATTDAYALDAEYVIHAAAMPAGGESTAESIRDAAKNTLIEADALDCESLVVPALGCGIAGFDFEAGVRIICEEIDAFEPDSLADVSLIAYDDDEFERMRDVAAEVGA, encoded by the coding sequence ATGGAGTTCGACGTCATTCAGGGCGACATCGCGGCCCAGTCCGCCGACGCGCTGGTCAACGCGGCGAACACGAGCCTCCGGATGGGGTCGGGGGTCGCCGGCGCGCTCAAGCGGGCGGCGGGGTCGGGCATCGACGACGAGGCCGTCGCGAAGGGACCGGTGGAACTGGGCGGTGTCGCGACGACCGACGCCTACGCACTGGACGCGGAGTACGTCATTCACGCCGCGGCGATGCCCGCCGGCGGCGAGTCGACGGCCGAGAGCATCCGCGACGCGGCGAAGAACACGCTGATAGAGGCCGACGCGCTCGACTGCGAGTCGCTGGTCGTGCCCGCGCTGGGCTGTGGCATCGCCGGCTTCGACTTCGAGGCCGGCGTGCGTATCATCTGCGAAGAAATCGACGCCTTCGAGCCCGACTCGCTCGCCGACGTGTCCCTCATCGCCTACGACGACGACGAGTTCGAGCGGATGCGGGACGTGGCGGCGGAGGTAGGGGCGTGA
- a CDS encoding DUF7522 family protein: protein MYDVPFRTDIDTGFADSVVSAARTSLGDTLRSVIYFTPSEMDVLYVRQDLYESRARAVEAKARLVEFERIGFAEAPIRTALSPPTDPDSIGSYDFTVRVHGEGFVVRVLADDDGVLLTTDDMDVDAFEDAAVAIRRFLDGQ, encoded by the coding sequence ATGTACGACGTACCGTTCAGAACAGACATCGACACCGGCTTCGCCGACAGCGTCGTCAGCGCCGCCCGGACGAGCCTCGGGGACACGCTCCGGAGCGTCATCTACTTCACGCCGTCTGAGATGGACGTGCTCTACGTCCGACAGGACCTCTACGAGTCGCGGGCGCGGGCCGTCGAGGCCAAGGCCCGACTCGTCGAGTTCGAGCGCATCGGGTTCGCGGAGGCGCCGATTCGGACGGCGCTCTCGCCGCCCACCGACCCGGACAGCATCGGCTCGTACGACTTCACCGTCCGGGTCCACGGCGAGGGGTTCGTCGTTCGGGTGCTGGCCGACGACGACGGCGTTCTCCTGACGACCGACGACATGGACGTCGACGCCTTCGAGGACGCGGCCGTCGCCATCAGGCGGTTCCTCGACGGGCAGTAG
- a CDS encoding aldo/keto reductase, whose protein sequence is MEYTTLGSTGVEVSRICLGCMSFGTSEWRDWVLDEDESRDIIERAIDLGINFFDTANMYSMGESERVVGNVLGDYDRDSQVVATKGYFQMDEDDPNSGGLSRKTMEQAVSNSLDRLGMDTVDLYQIHRWDYDTPIEETLRALDDIVRRGQSRYVGASSMWTYQFAESLRVSDLQGLERFQTMQNHYNLLYREEEREMLPLCAREGIGVVPWSPLARGYLARPHEEFEATTRGQTDDYAREHPYFAGGGREVNERVEELADEYDATMAQIALAWLLDKEWVDAPIVGTTSVQHLEDAVAALDIDLADSDVAYLEEPYQPVPVSGHE, encoded by the coding sequence ATGGAGTACACCACACTCGGTTCGACCGGCGTGGAGGTCAGCCGCATCTGTCTCGGCTGTATGAGCTTTGGCACCTCGGAGTGGCGCGACTGGGTGTTAGACGAGGACGAGAGCCGCGACATCATCGAACGGGCCATCGACCTGGGTATCAACTTCTTCGATACCGCGAACATGTACTCGATGGGCGAGTCAGAGCGCGTCGTGGGGAACGTGCTCGGGGACTACGACCGCGACAGTCAGGTGGTGGCGACGAAGGGGTACTTCCAGATGGACGAGGACGACCCCAACTCCGGGGGGCTCTCCCGGAAAACGATGGAACAGGCGGTGTCGAACTCCCTCGACCGACTGGGGATGGACACCGTCGACCTCTACCAGATTCACCGCTGGGATTACGACACGCCCATCGAGGAGACCCTGCGAGCACTCGACGACATCGTCCGGCGGGGCCAGAGCCGTTACGTCGGGGCCTCCTCGATGTGGACCTACCAGTTCGCCGAGTCCCTGCGGGTGAGCGACCTGCAGGGGCTCGAACGGTTCCAGACGATGCAGAACCACTACAATCTGCTCTACCGTGAGGAGGAACGCGAGATGCTGCCGCTCTGTGCGCGGGAGGGTATCGGCGTCGTGCCGTGGAGCCCGCTGGCCCGCGGCTACCTCGCCCGACCGCACGAGGAGTTCGAGGCGACGACGCGAGGGCAGACCGACGACTACGCCCGCGAGCACCCCTACTTCGCCGGCGGCGGCCGCGAGGTCAACGAACGCGTCGAGGAACTGGCCGACGAGTACGACGCCACGATGGCCCAGATAGCGCTGGCGTGGTTGCTAGACAAAGAGTGGGTCGACGCCCCCATCGTCGGCACCACGAGCGTTCAGCACCTCGAAGACGCCGTCGCAGCGCTCGATATCGACCTCGCCGACAGCGACGTCGCGTATCTGGAGGAGCCATACCAGCCGGTGCCGGTTTCGGGACACGAGTAG